The DNA segment ATCCCCCACGGAAATCCGGATAGTAGTGGGGAAAATACCCGCTGCTTCCATCGCCTCGGGGGATAGTTCCGAGTGGGAGGTCAGCGCGGGGCAGAGCACCATGGTATTGGTCTGACCCAGGCTCACCATCTGCCCGAAAGCGGGTTCCAGGGCATCAAAGAAACTTTTGAATGCCTCTGTGGGCAGCTCCGCGGCTTCCATATCGATACTGAACAGCGGTGTCGGCAGCTGGTAGCGCATCAGCTGCTCACGCATTTTGGCGTTTGGATGGCTTTCAAGCGCGTGGCTGTTTACCCGGATTTTCGCGTGGCTGGCAAAGAAGTGGCTGAGGCTTTGGGTATTGATGCATTTGGTGAGCATGCGCATTTCCAGGGTACGCATGCCACAGTGTACTTCCCAGGCTTTGTCCGCATCCAGAAAGGCGCCTTTGATGTAATAGACATCCCAGAACATGCACTGGTCCCAGTTGAGTCCCTTGGCACTGTCTCCCTTGGGGATAAACATGCGGTGGTTTTCCCCAATCACAACACCTGCGGTGGCGGCACCGGTACCGCCAATATCCTTAGTGTAGGAGTGCACGACAAAATCCGGGCGCTCTGCGCGGTTTTCACGGCGCAGTGGCTGGTACAGGAAGGGTGTGGCTAGGGTGGCATCCAGGCTCACCAGGATATTCTCTTGGTGCGCCGCTCTACAGATGCCAGGAACATCCAGCATGATACCGTGGGGATTACAGGGCGATTCGATATAGACATGAATCCCGGCCCCCTCGTGTAATTTTTCAGTGTAGTTGCGTTGGGTTTCCTGCAGCAGCGCGCCGAAGTCCTCGCCACTGGTGCCATCAAACCAGACAAGTTCAATTGCAAACTTGTCTTTGCGGGCATAAAAATCCTGCAGCAACTGGTGTACACCACCGTAGATATTCCTGGAGACAATCAGAATATCCCCGCGGCGCAACTGGTTTGCAAGCAGTGCATCGATAGCTGCCATGCCGGAATTGAAATTCCAGGCCATGTATGCGTTCGCCTCCGGGCCGCATTCCAGATCTACAATGGCATTGGCCAGGGAGATTGACGTGGGGTTGAGGAGGCGGGAGTAGATATCGTGACTGGGCTCGCGGCCGCGGAAGGCGTCATCCACCCATTCGGTACAGGCGTAAATATAGGTGGCGGTGCGGGCAATCACCGGCGTTGCGGAGAAAATCGCCGGGATATTATCGAACAGGGGGTAGCCGCCGCGGGTGGTGATATTGAAGTCGTCCCCTTGCAGGCTCTGGAAACTCGCGCGCAGCGGGTTTTGCAGGGTATCCAGCAGCTTTGCCAGTTGGAAGCTCATAAAGCGCTTGGCATTAAAGTAGGCGATTTTGTCGGATCGATCCAGGCGCTTCAGGGTATCAGTGACCTGGTTCCACAACTGGGCCAGATTGCCTTGGGCACGGTACAGAAGTGCCGCGGTTTGCTCCAGTACCCGACCGTGCTCCGACTCTACATCAATACAGAAGTGCTGCAATTGCTCCCGCGCCAGTGCCTCGATACTGCTGGCCTCCGTACTGTTGCGCAGGGGAGAGAGAACTTTTACATCTTCAAGGTTAGCTTCCATCGTATCCTCATTGGTTGAAGCTTATTGTTATACCTTGACTCTAACAGCCTACAGCGGCGGTTAGAACACCTGGTAAGTAATTTTGTGTAATTGGATGTGATAGACCTGTAATGGGTCCGTTTGTATAGTGACGCTTGCTGAAAGGGCAAGGCTAGCTGGACTGTATCGCCGGGGTGTGGCCAGTCTCAGTGCAGGAAACAGGTTTGATTGCCGTGCGCTCGTGAACCGTGTGGGCAGACTGTGGGTTCAGCGCAAGCTGAACGATCAGACTGGACCCGATAGATACAGAATGTTGATCGGGGTTTCCGGATGGGCTTGTCCGGGCAGGGATGTCAAATTGTGCTCTTGATAGTGTTGTTGTAACCGTCGATGGCTGGGGCCATCCTTCCGGGCCGGCAATATCAGTACTGCCGGCTTTTTTTTTAATTCGAATAGATTAAGATAGCGGGGTCACAGACGTATTTTACCGGATAGTTCGTGTCCAGGTAGTGACACCAGATAACAAATTGTAGCAAAGGGGATACACAATGGTCGCTTGTGCCGACTTGCCCGCACTGGAGTGCGAAGTACCAAAAGAGGGTCTGAAGCTGGATTTGGTCTTGAGACCCAGAGAGCCTGTAGGCGGTGAACTCCAGTACTGGCCGCTGTTTAATGCCGACAATCCGGAAGAACACTTTGGCAATATGCGCTTTAAAATCCACAAGGGCGGTGTGGTTACCCTGAAAATTACTCTGGATCTGTCTGAGGTGCCGTGTCGCGAATTGGAATTTGCCCGCTGCCCTTACCACAAACTGGACGGTATTATTGCCCTAAGCCCCGACTTCCGTCATCAGTTCCGTGCCCGTGCGAAGGCGGTGGATGGGGAGTACACAAAACTGGTGATTAAGATCAGGGATAAGAAGCATATCCCGGATAATTTTTCCTTTCTGTGGAAATGTGTGGACCCGGAAACGGGAATGCATTTTGTTTCCGGGGATCCGCAAGCACATATTGATCCATGGGGGGGGATCTAAGTACCCCTATAAATCGAGCGATTGACTGTGTCGAAGATCGGTGCGCACTCTCTGGCACACCAGTGGTTTGGCACTGTGCCCAACCTGGGTAGGATCTCGCGGATCATGGGCGACATTGGCCTCAGAGCAAGCCAAGCCGAACGATGGTGCAGGATCGGCAGGTTTGAGTTGGGTGTCAAGTCGCCACTAATGACATCTTGCGACGTGGAAGAAATGACAAGCTGAATTAAGACTGGTAGCTATTTGGACACGGCGGAACTTTTAATCGATTTTTTTTGAACATTTGTAATGATAAGACTTTCCGCCGTTTAAAATCTGAATTAGTTAAAATTCAGGCTAAAGTGGCTCCTCAATGTGAGCTTGAGGCCCAGCTTGAATATCAGTTTCAGTATACATGTTGTATCTCCTTTTTATAGGGTTTGTTGAATCTATAACTATACAATACAAAGCGACCAGGACAACAATTTATAAATACCAGAAATTTCCCTTAAGGTCTAGTGCATTTTCAATCTTGTACTATCTGCTAGTGTTAGAATGGTTTTGTGATCATTTTTTAATCGGCTAGGGGCGAAAGGCAGAAATAAAATAGCGTGTAGAATGTTGGGATACAACGAAATTGGTGAGAAATAGTAACTCGCGGGTACTGGAAATTAGCGACACACTGTATTGAGAACAGCTTGAGAGGTTTGCGGTTGTGCGCAGATAAGTTGAAAAGCAGGCAGGTTAAACCATTCCGGGCTCATGCCCTGGGATAATAGCTGCTCCAGATAGTAATTTGCTGACTGCCATTCTCCGGCGAGGGCATACACCTGTACGGCAGTATATTTTGTATAGGTATTTTCTGGAGCCTCCCTAAGTAACTTCATGGCTAGTGCTACCGAGCTTGCAGTGTTTCCAAGGTAAGCTAGAGCTAACGCTCGATGCTGCCAGTTAATGAGAGGAGAGTTTTCATTGGTGAGCAGAATGACTTGATTAAAGTATTCGTTGGCCTTGGCTTTATTTCCTTGCATCAAATAGACTTCCGCCATATGAAAGATTATTGCTATATTATTTGGAGAGTTCTGCAAAACCTCCTGGTAAACACTGAGTGCTTGCGAATATTTGCCCTGTAAAAAAAAGACTGTTCCCAGGTTACTTTTGGTACGCCAGGTGCGAACGCTTTTAGGGATTGTGGTAATGGCTTGTTCGGCAAATGTTATGTTTCCGAGTTCTAGCTCAATGGCTCCCAGAGCCGAGAGGGCTGGCCAGTATTCAGGCCATTGTTTATTTAGCTTTTGTAAAGTGCTTCTGGCGAAGTCATAGTCTGCAGTTGCCATCTGGTTGATGGCCACCAGATAAGTGTTGTGGG comes from the Microbulbifer sp. MI-G genome and includes:
- a CDS encoding trans-sulfuration enzyme family protein, giving the protein MEANLEDVKVLSPLRNSTEASSIEALAREQLQHFCIDVESEHGRVLEQTAALLYRAQGNLAQLWNQVTDTLKRLDRSDKIAYFNAKRFMSFQLAKLLDTLQNPLRASFQSLQGDDFNITTRGGYPLFDNIPAIFSATPVIARTATYIYACTEWVDDAFRGREPSHDIYSRLLNPTSISLANAIVDLECGPEANAYMAWNFNSGMAAIDALLANQLRRGDILIVSRNIYGGVHQLLQDFYARKDKFAIELVWFDGTSGEDFGALLQETQRNYTEKLHEGAGIHVYIESPCNPHGIMLDVPGICRAAHQENILVSLDATLATPFLYQPLRRENRAERPDFVVHSYTKDIGGTGAATAGVVIGENHRMFIPKGDSAKGLNWDQCMFWDVYYIKGAFLDADKAWEVHCGMRTLEMRMLTKCINTQSLSHFFASHAKIRVNSHALESHPNAKMREQLMRYQLPTPLFSIDMEAAELPTEAFKSFFDALEPAFGQMVSLGQTNTMVLCPALTSHSELSPEAMEAAGIFPTTIRISVGDENMAQMAAHVISCARLHLDPVAPGFSGGFMAPEEADALFTRFYLESHRKVVQAQPKIADYL